The DNA region TACCGCCTCACAAATTGCGGTTTTCTCCGAAGTATATTACAACAAAGGCTGGAAAATGTATATCGACGGTGTTGAAAAACCTTATTTCCGCGCCGATTATCTTCTGCGCGCAGCTCAGATCCCAATCGGCAACCACAAAATTGAATTTATTTTCCACCCGGCATCCTATTACACCGGCGAGAATATTTCGTTGGCGGGTTCAATTTTGCTGGTGCTTGCGCTGGGTGGTGCCGCATATACCGAAAACAAAAAGAAAGCTCCTGCTGCAAAACCGGCGGATAAGAAAAAAGCATAAGCAGCTTCATATTTAAAAGAAAGCGGTGGGTTAATACTCATCGCTTTTTTTGTGGGATTTTTTGTAAATTTACGATATGAGTAATCTACTTGACAGAATTACAGTTGATCCAAACATATGCCATGGGAAAGCGTGTATCAGGCATATGCGCTGGCCGGTTGAAGTTATTATTGACCTCATAGCATCTGGTATGTCATTTGATGATATCTTAAACGACCATCCGGAATTAGAAAAGGACGACATACTCGCTTCTTTATCTTATGCTAAGATTAGTTTATCGGGTAAATCTTTAGAAGAAGTACATTAATGGACTTCCTGATTGATGTGCATCTGCCAATAGCTCTTTCTAAATATCTGGACAAACAGAACGATTGCAGTTCTTTACACGTCAATCAAATACTTCAAAAATGGAATACTACAGATGCTGAAATCTGCAAATATGCGGATGAAAAGAATCTCGTAGTGATCACCAAAGATCAGGATTTTAAAAACTCACATTTCATAAATAAGACCCTAAAAAGATCATAAGGATAATATTAGGAAATATTTCAAACAGCGAACTTCTTCAACTTATTGAAGTAAACCTGCCTCTTATTCTGCAGTTGTCAACAAAAGACTCCTTTTATTTAGAATTGGGGACAGGACACATTATCGCGTTCGATTAATCATTCGTCCTCCTGTTCTTCAACCAGTACCAACCCAAATTAAAGGCGATAACAAAATGGTTAAAAACAGTGGGGATCAAGCCATAATTTCGCTTCATGATCTCAAAACGCTCCATCAAGCTTTGGCGGTGTTTTTTCTTCGACATGCCGCCTACCAGATATTTGGCCACGTAGCAGTTAACGTTGACTATCTTCGTAGCTTTTTTTGCTGCGCGGATTATCCAGTCGATATCTGAACTCAATTGATATCGGCGATCATAAGGTTCCGTCAGCGAACGCCTGATATAGATAGCCTGGTGGCTAATGCTCATGCCATATTTAAATCCGCGCCAGGTAAACGTTTCCGGTGCTTTGTGACGGCGCTGTCCTAAACTGCTGCCGTCTTCGGCTATCATTTCTGTCTCACCATAATAAATGTCGGCATCTTCTGCAGAAGCAAAAACAGCGGCAACAGTTTCGTGATCATAAAACTCATCTCCCGAGTTCATGAAGATCACATAATCACCGGTTGCCAGGGCAAGTCCTTTATTCATGGCATCGTAAATACCCTGGTCTTTTTCGCTGATGAACGCTGCAATTTGATTTTTGTATTTGTCGATTACCTGTAAAGTACCATCGTTGGATAAACCATCAACAATAACATATTCAATATTGGTATAAGTTTGATTAACTACCGACTGAATAGTACGCTCAATATCCCTTACGTTATTATAAACAATAGTGATAACGCTTAAGCGCGGATTAAACATTGCTACCTCCTTTGCTCAGTAATTGTTTATAAACTTCGACATGCTTTTTAGCGATCACCTCCTCTGAAAAACCGTCTATTACAGTTTGCCGGGCTTGTTGGTTCAACTTATCCCTTTCAGGATGTTTAATGATCCATTCCATCCCATCAGTAAAACTTTCGGACGAGCGATAAGTAGCAAGGTAGCCATTATACTGGTGCTGCACCATATCCGGGATACCACCTGTAGTAAAAGCGATTACAGGTGTACCGCAGCTCAGACTTTCCATTACGGTGTAAGGTAAATTATCCTCAAGCGAAGGGATCAAAAAAGCATCCGCCGCGGCGTAATGCACGGCGAGTTTCTCATCGTTATTGATGGTTCCTAAAAAGCTGGTTTTGAAAGGGAAGTCGGGCAGGTTCTCTGTGCCGCGGTTTCCAAAAACCACCAATTCTATCTGATCGGTTTCTGTACCCAAACGCTGCCTGAGCAATTCCATACTTTCCAACAGGTATTGAGTGCCTTTATGCAGATCCTTACGCGACGGCATAAATCCGCTTAAAAAAATAAATTTATCCGTTGGTAAGCCTGCCTTGGTTTTCGCTTCCTTTTTGTCTATCGGTTTAAAAACATCGGTTTCCAGCGTATTTGGAATATTGCTTGCGGCTTTGCCTCGCATCAAACTACTTTTCTTTACAGAAGCTTGCATCCATAAACTTGGGGCGATAATGTTGAAGTCGAGTTGTTGATAAGCCTTATTTTTTTGCTGCCAGATGCGGTGCGAAATATCATCATCGGCAGAGTTGATTAACAGCGGGCAGTTACCGCATTGTTGCTGGTAATGATCGCAGGTATAGCGCACATGACAACCACCGGTAAAGGCATTGCTGTCGTGAAAGGTCCACACCACAGGCTTGCCCAGCTTTCTAATTTCGGCTATATGTTTGGGATCCAGAAAGCCGTGATTAATCCAATGCAGGTGAATGATATCGGCGTTTTTAACATCGGGATATTTGATTACCGAACGGCCAAACCAGGTAAAGGAAAAAGGTGTACGGCTATGGGGTTTTAGAAACCGTTTAGCCAATATCCGCTCCAGAATAATAGTTGCGGCCGTATATGATTTTTGGATAATATTACGGTTAAAAGTCTTGATATCAGGATTATTTCCAAATTTATAATGTACTATAATTTTAGAATCGATATTTTGGCTAAGTAATGCCCGGTTAAGGCGCATGCAGGCCCTGCCCGCTCCGCCATTGCCGTCATACGTATTGAGGTGCACCACTTTTAACATGGCTCAAAAATACATTTATTCATAAAACTTAAACCATATGAAGAAACTATACATCGTATTGTTTTTGGCAACATTGTGCCAAACAAACCTTAAAGCCCAAACCACAAGCTATTTTACATCTAACCCAACCCTAACACCCGATGGCAAAACCGTAATTTTCACTTACGAAGGCGATCTTTGGAAAGCCGATATCAACAGCCCAGCCGCCACGCGATTGACCGCCATGCAGGGAGAAGAAACCAGTCCGCGGGTATCGCCCGACGGGCAATGGCTGGCCTTTTCATCAAACCAGTTTGGCAATAACGATGTATACGTAATGCCGCTTGCCGGCGGCGATATCAGGCAGCTTACCTATAACGATTCCGGCGATAATGTAGATTCCTGGACCTGGGACTCCAAATCCATTTACTTTAACTCAAGCCGTTACAATGGTTTCAGTGAATACAAAGTAGCGGCTACCGGCGGAACACCGGTGCGGTTGTTCGGTCATTATTTTAATACCATTCACGGCATTGTTGAACATCCGCAAACCGGCGAGCTGTTTTTCAGCAATACTTGGGAGAGTATTTATTTCCCAACCCGTAAGCATTATAAAGGCGCTTACAATCCCGATATTCAATCATACAATCCTAAAACCAAAGCCTATAAAAAATATACCGACTGGCAGGGAAAGGATTTCTGGACCACCGTTGATCAAAAAGGCAATATCTATTTTGTATCCGACGAGGGCAACGAGGAATATAACTTGTACACCTTTATCGACGGTAAAAAAACTGCTTTAACCCAGTTCCCGACATCCATTAAACGCCCGCAGGTTAGTGCCGATGGCAGTAAGGTTGTTTTTGAAAAGGATTACCAGATTTTTGTGTACGATGTGGCATCCAAACAAACGCGGAAGTTTAGCCTAAACCTGTTCCGCAATAATGTACTGCCTAAAGACCAATCGTTTGAAACAGGCGGTAAAATTGAGGGAGCAGCTTTATCACCCGACGGCAAAAAGCTGGCTTTTGTATCCCGCGGCGAATTATTTGTAAGCGATGCCGAAGGTAAATTCGGCAAAAAACTGGAGCGCAATACCACCGAACGCATTACTGAAGTAAGCTGGATGAGCGATAACAAAACCCTCATTTTTGGTCAAACCCTGGGTGGCTATCCCAACTGGTACACTATCACAGCAGATGGTACCGGAGCCGGAAAACAGCTCACATCAGATAAAGGCAGTAACCGCCTGTTGAGCATGAATAAAGACCGTACACAGGCCATTTATCTGAGCGGCCGTAATGAACTGAAACTTTTGGATCTGAAAACACTCACATCAAAAACTATTGTTACCGATGAGTTTTGGGGATTCTACAACCCTCCTCCGCGCTTTTCGCCAAATGGCGAGTACGTGGTATACAACGCTTACCGCAATTTTGAGATGGACGTTTTTGTTTATGAGATAAAAACCGGGAAAATACTGAACCTTACCAATAGCGGTGTTACAGAATCGGCGCCATTTTGGTCGCCGGATGGTAAGTATATTTATTTTGCGTCATCCCGTACACAGCCCGAGTATCCTTACGGCTCAAAAGATGCCCACGTTTACCGGATGCCTTTGCAAAAGTATGATGATCCTTTTAAGATGGATAAGTTTACGGCCCTGTTTAAAGAGGAGAAAAAAGACGACGATAAAAACAAAAAGGATAAGGACAAAAAAGCGTCTAACAAAAAGAAACCTTTATCTGAGCAGCCAACGCCTAAACCGCCTGCCGATATTGTGATAGACACCGAAGAACCGATGAAAAGACTGGAACGCATCAGCCCGGAGTTTGGCCAGGCCCAGGGACCTTATGTGATTCAAAAAGGAGATAAAACATTGGTTTACTATGCCTCAAACCATAGCGAAGGTAAGGGGGCGCTTTACCGTACCACCCTTGAAGCTTTTGAAAACCCTAAAACTGAAAAAGTTGGCAACGGCGACTTCGGCAATTACAACATTTTTGGCAATGGCGATAAATATTTTGTGCTGGCCGGAGGCAATATCTACAACCTAAACATCGATGCTAACAAAGTGGATAAGTTAGATATCAATTACAGCTTTACCCGTAACATGGCCGGGGAATTTACGCAGATGTTTGACGAAACCTGGGCCGGTCTGGATGAAAACTATTACGACGGCAATTTCCACGGGGCCGACTGGAAAAAGGTTCATGATTCTTACAAAGCATTTGTGCCCTATATTAACAATCGCTCAGATCTTCGCCTGTTGCTAAACGATATGCTTGGCGAGCTCAATTCATCGCACCAGGGCTTTTACTCAAACGGCAGCGAGGAAAAGAAAACCCTCAGCTACCGCACCATGGAAACCGGAATTATTTTTGACAATGATTCACCATACAAAGTCAGCAGTATAGTCATCCATAGTAATGCCGATAAAGCAGGTATCGATGTAAAACCGGGTGATATCCTGAAAGCAGTGAACGGCGTCACGGTTGATGAAAAACAGGACCGTAACTATTACTTCAGCAAACCGTCGCTTGATAAGGAAATTGAGCTAACCTTTAGCCGCGGCGGCAAAGATATTAAAGTGAAGCTACACCCGGAGTCAACCGGTGACCTGTCAGGCAATCTTTACGACGACTGGATCAAATCAAATGCTAAAACAGTTGCCGAAAAAAGTAAAAACCGCATCGCTTACTCATACATGAAAAACATGGGTGATGGCGCCCTGGAAGATTTCCTGGAAGATATGGTTGATGATGCTTATAATAAAGACGCGCTCATCCTCGACCTAAGATATAACACAGGCGGTAACGTGCATGATAATGTGTTGAGGTTCTTGTCGCAAAAGCCATATTTGCAATGGGCCTACCGCGATGGCAAAAAAACACAGCAATCAAACTTCGCGCCGGCGGCCAAACCGATCATCCTGCTCATGAACGAGCAAACCTTGAGCGATGGCGAGATGACCTCACAAGGCTTTAAGCAATTAGGCTTAGGCAAAATCGTCGGCACCGAAACTTACCGCTGGATCATTTTTACAAGCGGCAAAGGCTTAGTTGACGGTTCTTTTTACCGTATCCCTGCTTGGGGCTGCTACACCCTTGATGGCAAGGACATTGAAAAAACAGGTGTAACACCGGATATTTATGTAAAAACAGATTTTGCTGACAGGATTGAAAATAAAGACCCGCAGCTGGATAGGGCTATTGAGGAGATATTGAAACAATTTAAGTAATTAGTAGCAGTTTTTAGTGGCAGTAGCAGTTATAATAGTTTTATGAATTATTGTGACTGCTGCTATCATTTCAAGACAGCAGCAATGTGGTCTTGGTGGCTCCAAACTACAAATGCTACTAAAAACTGACGCTAATCGATTCCGACTGCCACTGCCACTACAAACTGCTACTGACCAATCTCTAACCACTAACCTCCAATCACTTATTTAGAACATATCCAAATAACATTTGTATAAAGCACTAACCGCTTTCAAATGTTATTTTTTGTAAATTCGCCGCTCTAAGGCCGGATAACGGGCTTAACGTCAATTTCTTTTACTTTTCACCTAAAAATCAAATACAAATGGCTTTTGATTTAGATATGATCAAAAAGGTTTACGACCGCTACAGCACACGTGTTGATGCTGCCCGTAAAGCGACCGGTAAACCCCTAACTTTAACCGAAAAGATTTTATATGCCCACCTTAGCGAAGGCGATGCTCAAAAAGCATTTGGTCGCGGGGTAGATTATGTTGATTTTGCACCAGACCGCGTAGCTATGCAGGATGCTACCGCGCAGATGGCCCTTTTGCAGTTTATGCAAGCCGGTCGCCCGCAGGTTGCCGTTCCATCTACCGTACATTGTGATCACTTAATACAGGCAAAAATTGGCGCTGTTGAAGATTTAAATACTGCTGTTGACGTTAACCGTGAAGTTTATGACTTCCTGGCTTCAGTATCTGATAAATATGGTATTGGTTTCTGGAAAGCCGGTGCAGGTATCATTCACCAGGTAGTGTTGGAAAACTACGCTTTCCCGGGTGGTATGATGATCGGTACCGACTCACATACACCTAATGCTGGTGGTTTAGGTATGATTGCTATTGGTGTTGGTGGCGCTGATGCTTGCGACGTAATGGCCGGCTTACCATGGGAGCTTAAATTCCCTAAACTTATCGGTGTTAAATTAACCGGTAAACTTTCTGGCTGGACTTCAGCTAAAGACGTTATCCTGCGTGTTGCTGGTATCCTTACCGTAAAAGGTGGTACCGGTGCTATTGTTGAGTACTTTGGCGAAGGCGCACGTTCAATGTCAGCAACCGGTAAAGGTACTATTTGTAACATGGGTGCCGAAATCGGTGCTACTACCTCTATCTTCGGTTACGACGAAAAA from Mucilaginibacter sp. SJ includes:
- a CDS encoding DUF433 domain-containing protein, whose amino-acid sequence is MSNLLDRITVDPNICHGKACIRHMRWPVEVIIDLIASGMSFDDILNDHPELEKDDILASLSYAKISLSGKSLEEVH
- a CDS encoding DUF5615 family PIN-like protein, with the translated sequence MDFLIDVHLPIALSKYLDKQNDCSSLHVNQILQKWNTTDAEICKYADEKNLVVITKDQDFKNSHFINKTLKRS
- a CDS encoding glycosyltransferase family 2 protein, whose amino-acid sequence is MFNPRLSVITIVYNNVRDIERTIQSVVNQTYTNIEYVIVDGLSNDGTLQVIDKYKNQIAAFISEKDQGIYDAMNKGLALATGDYVIFMNSGDEFYDHETVAAVFASAEDADIYYGETEMIAEDGSSLGQRRHKAPETFTWRGFKYGMSISHQAIYIRRSLTEPYDRRYQLSSDIDWIIRAAKKATKIVNVNCYVAKYLVGGMSKKKHRQSLMERFEIMKRNYGLIPTVFNHFVIAFNLGWYWLKNRRTND
- a CDS encoding glycosyltransferase family 4 protein encodes the protein MLKVVHLNTYDGNGGAGRACMRLNRALLSQNIDSKIIVHYKFGNNPDIKTFNRNIIQKSYTAATIILERILAKRFLKPHSRTPFSFTWFGRSVIKYPDVKNADIIHLHWINHGFLDPKHIAEIRKLGKPVVWTFHDSNAFTGGCHVRYTCDHYQQQCGNCPLLINSADDDISHRIWQQKNKAYQQLDFNIIAPSLWMQASVKKSSLMRGKAASNIPNTLETDVFKPIDKKEAKTKAGLPTDKFIFLSGFMPSRKDLHKGTQYLLESMELLRQRLGTETDQIELVVFGNRGTENLPDFPFKTSFLGTINNDEKLAVHYAAADAFLIPSLEDNLPYTVMESLSCGTPVIAFTTGGIPDMVQHQYNGYLATYRSSESFTDGMEWIIKHPERDKLNQQARQTVIDGFSEEVIAKKHVEVYKQLLSKGGSNV
- a CDS encoding S41 family peptidase yields the protein MKKLYIVLFLATLCQTNLKAQTTSYFTSNPTLTPDGKTVIFTYEGDLWKADINSPAATRLTAMQGEETSPRVSPDGQWLAFSSNQFGNNDVYVMPLAGGDIRQLTYNDSGDNVDSWTWDSKSIYFNSSRYNGFSEYKVAATGGTPVRLFGHYFNTIHGIVEHPQTGELFFSNTWESIYFPTRKHYKGAYNPDIQSYNPKTKAYKKYTDWQGKDFWTTVDQKGNIYFVSDEGNEEYNLYTFIDGKKTALTQFPTSIKRPQVSADGSKVVFEKDYQIFVYDVASKQTRKFSLNLFRNNVLPKDQSFETGGKIEGAALSPDGKKLAFVSRGELFVSDAEGKFGKKLERNTTERITEVSWMSDNKTLIFGQTLGGYPNWYTITADGTGAGKQLTSDKGSNRLLSMNKDRTQAIYLSGRNELKLLDLKTLTSKTIVTDEFWGFYNPPPRFSPNGEYVVYNAYRNFEMDVFVYEIKTGKILNLTNSGVTESAPFWSPDGKYIYFASSRTQPEYPYGSKDAHVYRMPLQKYDDPFKMDKFTALFKEEKKDDDKNKKDKDKKASNKKKPLSEQPTPKPPADIVIDTEEPMKRLERISPEFGQAQGPYVIQKGDKTLVYYASNHSEGKGALYRTTLEAFENPKTEKVGNGDFGNYNIFGNGDKYFVLAGGNIYNLNIDANKVDKLDINYSFTRNMAGEFTQMFDETWAGLDENYYDGNFHGADWKKVHDSYKAFVPYINNRSDLRLLLNDMLGELNSSHQGFYSNGSEEKKTLSYRTMETGIIFDNDSPYKVSSIVIHSNADKAGIDVKPGDILKAVNGVTVDEKQDRNYYFSKPSLDKEIELTFSRGGKDIKVKLHPESTGDLSGNLYDDWIKSNAKTVAEKSKNRIAYSYMKNMGDGALEDFLEDMVDDAYNKDALILDLRYNTGGNVHDNVLRFLSQKPYLQWAYRDGKKTQQSNFAPAAKPIILLMNEQTLSDGEMTSQGFKQLGLGKIVGTETYRWIIFTSGKGLVDGSFYRIPAWGCYTLDGKDIEKTGVTPDIYVKTDFADRIENKDPQLDRAIEEILKQFK